In the genome of Equus asinus isolate D_3611 breed Donkey chromosome 9, EquAss-T2T_v2, whole genome shotgun sequence, one region contains:
- the HSPA4 gene encoding heat shock 70 kDa protein 4 isoform X2: MEEERNFTMEQVTAMLLSKLKETAESVLKKPVVDCVVSVPCFYTDAERRSVMDATQIAGLNCLRLMNETTAVALAYGIYKQDLPALEEKPRNVVFVDMGHSSYQVSVCAFNRGKLKVLATAFDTTLGGRKFDEVLVNHFCEEFGKKYKLDIKSKIRALLRLSQECEKLKKLMSANASDLPLSIECFMNDVDVSGMMNRGKFLEMCDDLLARVEPPLRSVLEQAKLKKEDIYAVEIVGGATRIPAVKEKISKFFGKELSTTLNADEAVTRGCALQCAILSPAFKVREFSITDVVPYPISLRWNSPAEEGSSDCEVFSKNHAAPFSKVLTFYRKEPFTLEAYYCSPQDLPYPDPAIAQFSVQKVTPQSDGSSSKVKVKVRVNIHGIFSVSSASLVEVHKFEENEEPMETDQNAKEEEKMQVDQEEPHVEEQQQQLPAENKTESEEMETSQAGSKDKKMDQPPQAKKAKVKTSTVDLPIENQLLWQIDREMLNLYIENEGKMIMQDKLEKERNDAKNAVEEYVYEMRDKLGGEYEKFVNEDDRNSFTMKLEDTENWLYEDGEDQPKQVYVDKLAELKNLGQPIKIRFQESEERPKLFEELGKQIQQYMKVINSFKNKEDQYDHLDAADMVKVEKSTSEAMEWMNNRLNLQNKQSLTVDPVVKAKEIEAKIKELVNICSPIISKPKPKVEPPKEEQKNAEQNGPVDGQGDNPGPHAAEQGTDTAVPLDSDKKLPEMDID; the protein is encoded by the exons GTTCCTTGCTTCTATACTGATGCAGAAAGACGATCAGTGATGGATGCAACACAGATTGCTGGTCTCAATTGCCTGCGATTAATGAATGAAACTACTGCAG tTGCTCTAGCATATGGAATCTATAAGCAAGATCTTCCTGCCCTAGAAGAGAAACCAAGAAATGTAGTTTTTGTAGATATGGGACATTCTTCCTATCAAGTTTCTGTATGTGCATTTAATAGAGGAAAACTTAAA gttctgGCCACTGCATTTGACACAACACTGGGAGGCAGAAAATTTGATGAGGTGTTAGTAAATCACTTCTGTGAAGAATTTGGGAAGAAATACAAGCTAGATATAAAGTCAAAAATCCGTGCATTATTACGACTGTCTCAGGAGTGTGAGAAACTCAAGAAATTGATGAGTGCAAATGCTTCAGACCTCCCTTTGAGCATTGAATGTTTCATGAATGATGTTGATGTATCCGGAATGATGAATAG aGGCAAATTTCTGGAGATGTGTGATGATCTCTTAGCTAGAGTAGAGCCACCACTTCGTAGTGTTTTGGAACAAGCCA aattaaagaaagaagatatttatGCAGTGGAGATAGTTGGTGGTGCGACACGAATCCCTGCAGTGAAAGAGAAGATCAGTAAGTTTTTTGGTAAAGAACTTAGTACAACGCTAAATGCTGATGAAGCTGTCACTCGAGGCTGTGCACTGCAG TGTGCAATCTTATCACCTGCTTTCAAAGTCAGAGAATTTTCTATCACTGATGTGGTACCATATCCAATATCTCTGAGGTGGAATTCTCCAGCTGAAGAAGGGTCAAG TGACTGtgaagtcttttcaaaaaatcatgCTGCTCCTTTCTCTAAAGTACTCACATTTTATAGAAAGGAACCATTCACTCTTGAGGCCTATTATTGCTCTCCTCAAGATTTACCTTATCCGGATCCTGCTATAG CTCAGTTTTCCGTTCAGAAAGTCACTCCTCAGTCTGATGGCTCCAGTTCGAAAGTGAAAGTCAAGGTTCGGGTAAACATCCATGGCATTTTCAGTGTGTCCAGCGCATCCCTAGTGGAAGTGCACAAGTTTGAGGAAAATGAGGAACCAATGGAAACAGATCAGAATGCGAAGGAGGAAGAG AAGATGCAAGTGGACCAGGAGGAACCACATGTtgaagagcagcagcagcagttgcCAGCAGAAAATAAGACAGAATCTGAAGAAATGGAG ACCTCTCAAGCTggatcaaaagacaaaaagatggaCCAACCTCCTCAAGCCAAGAAGGCAAAAGTGAAGACCAGTACTGTGGACTTGCCGATTGAGAATCAGCTTTTATGGCAAATAGACAGAGAGATGCTCAACTTGTACATTGAAAATGAG GGTAAGATGATCATGCAGGATAAACTGGAGAAGGAGAGGAATGATGCTAAGAATGCAGTAGAAGAATATGTGTATGAAATGAGAGACAAGCTTGGTGGTGAATATGAGAAGTTTGTGAATGAAGAT GATCGTAACAGTTTTACCATGAAACTAGAAGATACTGAAAATTGGTTGTATGAAGATGGAGAAGACCAGCCAAAGCAAGTTTATGTCGATAAATTGGCTGAGTTAAAA AATCTAGGTCAACCTATTAAGATACGATTCCAGGAATCTGAAGAAAGaccaaaattatttgaagaactaGGGAAACAAATCCAACAGTATATGAAAGTAATCAACTCTTTCAAAAACAAG GAGGACCAGTATGACCATTTGGATGCTGCTGACATGGTAAAGGTGGAGAAAAGCACGAGTGAGGCCATGGAGTGGATGAATAACAGGCTGAATCTGCAGAACAAGCAAAGTCTGACCGTGGATCCAGTTGTCAAGGCAAAAGAGATTGAGGCTAAAATTAAG GAACTGGTGAATATCTGCAGCCCTATAATTTCAAAGCCTAAACCCAAAGTAGAACCTCCAAAAGAGGAGCAAAAAAATGCAGAGCAGAATGGACCAGTGGATGGACAAGGAGACAACCCAGGCCCTCACGCTGCCGAGCAGGGTACAGACACAGCTGTGCCTTTGGATTCAGACAAGAAGCTTCCTGAAATGGACATTGATTGA